Proteins encoded in a region of the Teredinibacter purpureus genome:
- a CDS encoding YqcC family protein: MDNRNACMQALLMSLEEELRDLQCWQPQPPTAKSLLSTQPFCIDTLSFAQWLQFVFIVRIQALIDTGQPLPQKCAITPMAEEFFRQHGFQSEAILEMVRQIDEILM; encoded by the coding sequence GTGGATAATCGAAATGCCTGTATGCAGGCCCTGCTTATGTCGCTGGAAGAGGAACTGCGCGATCTTCAATGTTGGCAGCCACAGCCTCCAACGGCCAAGAGTCTACTGAGTACCCAACCTTTTTGTATCGACACCCTTTCTTTTGCGCAATGGTTACAATTTGTTTTTATTGTCAGAATACAGGCCTTGATCGACACTGGTCAGCCGCTTCCCCAAAAATGTGCTATTACACCTATGGCTGAAGAATTTTTTCGACAGCACGGTTTTCAGTCAGAAGCAATTCTTGAGATGGTCAGACAAATCGACGAGATCTTGATGTAA
- the argS gene encoding arginine--tRNA ligase, protein MNIRSFLADRVRHAMSDAGIPSDYSPHVAISKKAGFGDYQANGAMAAAKAMKTNPRVLAQTIVDHLDLNGIAEKIDIAGPGFINIHLASTWLAKQYDMPAQERIDSQTVVIDYSSPNLAKEMHVGHLRSTIIGDAIARILEFRGDKVIRQNHVGDWGTQFGMLIAELEEQLGDGERAELALKDLEGFYQQAKAHFDKDTAFADRARQYVVALQSGDAKVLRLWEQFKNVSLKHSEDIYQTLNVTLNASNVRGESAYNEDLAPTVTALKAQALAVEDDGAQVVFLQELADKNGNPSPVIIQKKDGGYLYATTDLAALRYRANTLKANRILYFIDARQSLHMQQVFTVARKAGFVDEWVNLEHHPFGTMMGADGKPFKTRSGGTVKLADLLVEAIERAHTIVSEKNPELDAATIKEVSQKVGIGAVKYADLSKTRTNDYIFNWDAMLSFEGNTGPYMQYAYARICSIFRKANIDLNSFSGELCVTEPQEKSLVLKTLQFDEALEHVSADAMPHILCTYLYDLASLFMTFYEACPILKSDVDDNTRNSRLQLSKNVAQRLQQGLELLGIETMERM, encoded by the coding sequence ATGAATATTCGTAGTTTTCTCGCCGATCGTGTACGCCATGCCATGTCAGATGCCGGTATTCCTAGCGACTATAGCCCTCATGTTGCCATCAGTAAAAAGGCCGGTTTTGGTGATTACCAAGCCAATGGCGCTATGGCTGCCGCTAAAGCGATGAAAACCAACCCCCGCGTACTGGCGCAAACAATCGTCGATCACCTGGACCTTAACGGCATTGCAGAAAAAATAGACATCGCCGGCCCAGGATTTATCAATATTCATTTAGCCAGTACATGGTTAGCCAAACAGTACGATATGCCCGCACAAGAGCGTATCGATAGCCAAACCGTCGTTATCGATTATTCTTCACCAAACCTTGCCAAAGAAATGCATGTGGGGCATTTGCGCTCTACTATTATTGGCGACGCCATCGCCCGCATATTAGAGTTTCGTGGCGACAAGGTGATACGCCAAAACCATGTCGGCGACTGGGGCACTCAGTTTGGTATGCTCATTGCCGAACTCGAAGAGCAGCTAGGTGATGGAGAACGCGCTGAACTCGCCTTAAAAGATTTAGAAGGCTTCTACCAACAAGCAAAAGCTCACTTCGATAAAGACACCGCTTTCGCAGACCGAGCACGCCAATACGTGGTCGCGTTACAATCTGGCGATGCAAAGGTATTAAGGCTTTGGGAACAATTTAAAAATGTATCGCTGAAGCATAGCGAAGATATTTACCAAACGCTGAATGTCACACTGAACGCGTCTAACGTTCGCGGCGAAAGCGCATACAATGAAGATTTAGCCCCCACCGTAACGGCTCTAAAAGCCCAAGCGCTAGCAGTCGAAGATGACGGTGCTCAAGTCGTTTTCCTGCAAGAGCTTGCCGATAAAAATGGGAACCCCAGCCCTGTTATCATTCAAAAGAAAGACGGCGGATATTTATACGCCACTACCGACTTGGCGGCACTGCGCTATCGCGCCAACACCTTAAAAGCTAATCGCATACTTTATTTTATTGACGCTCGCCAATCGTTGCACATGCAGCAAGTATTCACCGTTGCACGCAAAGCAGGTTTTGTCGATGAATGGGTCAACCTCGAACATCATCCCTTCGGCACCATGATGGGCGCCGATGGTAAACCGTTTAAAACACGAAGCGGCGGCACCGTAAAACTCGCCGACTTACTGGTCGAGGCTATTGAACGTGCACACACAATCGTTAGTGAAAAAAATCCGGAATTAGACGCTGCGACAATAAAAGAAGTGTCTCAAAAAGTAGGCATAGGGGCCGTAAAATATGCCGACCTATCTAAAACGCGCACCAATGATTACATCTTTAACTGGGACGCTATGCTGAGTTTTGAAGGCAATACAGGGCCGTATATGCAGTACGCCTATGCACGTATATGTAGCATATTCCGTAAAGCCAATATCGACCTTAATAGTTTCTCCGGCGAACTCTGCGTAACAGAACCCCAAGAAAAATCATTGGTACTGAAAACATTGCAATTTGACGAGGCACTTGAGCACGTTAGTGCCGACGCTATGCCGCATATTTTATGCACGTATTTATATGACCTCGCCAGCTTGTTTATGACGTTTTACGAAGCGTGCCCTATATTAAAAAGCGATGTCGACGACAATACCCGTAACAGCCGCTTACAACTCAGTAAGAACGTTGCCCAACGCCTACAACAAGGCTTAGAGCTACTGGGAATAGAAACCATGGAGCGCATGTAA
- a CDS encoding 1-acyl-sn-glycerol-3-phosphate acyltransferase, with amino-acid sequence MSEFEDIRPYNDDEVRPIIERLLADGEFLDTLAKFKLPSAMGFAARALRSVVRKRLAKEVGHINNVESFQALIEKYLSRSINETVKSLTYSGLEHINANEPYLFISNHRDIAMDPALINWVLFHNNYPTMRIAIGDNLLTKPFAADLMRLNKSFIVRRNLASRREKLAAAKKLASYIHHSVLTDRENLWIAQREGRAKDGWDKTNPALINMFAMSKPSDMPFEDFIREARIVPVSISYAYDPCDIDKAHELHQKAVHGSYTKDEHEDVMSIARGITGYKEAVHVSFGTLLEDGLETADDVAEEIDRQVESNYILHSTNCFAYELLEHKTPSVRVGAEGIAFETYDWGKARAQFKDRIATCNDSTRKIVLTGYANPVYRRLGEQKC; translated from the coding sequence ATGTCGGAATTTGAAGATATTCGGCCCTATAACGACGACGAGGTGCGCCCTATCATTGAGCGGCTTCTGGCCGATGGTGAATTTCTCGATACGTTGGCCAAGTTCAAGCTACCAAGCGCTATGGGTTTTGCTGCACGCGCGTTGCGTTCCGTGGTGCGTAAACGGCTCGCAAAAGAAGTAGGCCACATTAATAATGTTGAATCGTTTCAAGCTTTGATCGAAAAGTATCTTTCTCGCTCTATAAACGAAACAGTCAAAAGCCTCACCTATTCGGGTTTGGAGCATATCAATGCGAACGAGCCCTATTTATTTATCAGTAATCATCGCGATATCGCGATGGATCCCGCACTAATTAACTGGGTGCTATTCCATAATAATTACCCCACCATGCGCATCGCTATTGGTGATAACTTACTCACTAAGCCTTTTGCTGCAGATTTAATGCGTTTAAATAAAAGCTTTATTGTGCGCCGTAATCTCGCATCACGTCGTGAAAAACTGGCGGCGGCTAAAAAACTAGCCAGTTATATACACCACTCGGTATTAACCGACCGCGAAAATTTATGGATTGCACAACGTGAGGGGCGAGCCAAAGATGGTTGGGATAAAACAAACCCTGCATTAATCAATATGTTTGCAATGAGCAAACCGAGCGATATGCCGTTTGAGGATTTTATACGCGAAGCGCGTATTGTTCCTGTGAGTATTTCCTATGCGTATGACCCTTGCGATATAGACAAAGCGCACGAGCTGCATCAAAAAGCAGTACATGGCTCGTATACAAAAGACGAGCACGAAGATGTTATGAGTATTGCACGCGGAATTACGGGTTATAAAGAAGCCGTGCATGTTAGCTTTGGAACTTTACTCGAAGATGGGCTTGAAACAGCCGATGACGTTGCTGAAGAGATTGATCGTCAGGTGGAGTCTAATTATATCTTGCACTCAACTAATTGCTTTGCCTATGAATTATTAGAGCATAAAACACCTTCTGTACGGGTGGGTGCGGAGGGTATCGCTTTTGAAACGTACGATTGGGGTAAGGCTAGGGCGCAGTTTAAAGACCGTATTGCGACCTGTAATGACAGTACTCGAAAGATAGTGCTAACGGGCTATGCCAACCCGGTGTACCGTCGATTAGGTGAACAAAAGTGCTAA
- a CDS encoding enoyl-CoA hydratase — protein sequence MTTNIVTERDAGVLMITLNRVNKKNALNQAMYQALAETLNAAADNQAVRVVLITGVEDCFCSGNDLADFANFMSEPEKLAGSENPTLAFMLALEKCPKPVVAAVSGPAVGIGTTMLLHCDLVYCAENTAFSLPFVNLGLRPEYASSYLLPRLAGHARAAEWILLGEPFGAEAAYQAGLVNGVVDDPLLKAREVCHKLAAQAPIAVREAKALLKLSGRKAVSDTLNTELQSFVASLSSPEFGEAVTAFFEKRPADFSKI from the coding sequence ATGACAACAAATATTGTAACTGAGCGCGACGCAGGCGTATTGATGATCACCTTGAATCGTGTCAATAAGAAGAATGCACTTAATCAGGCCATGTATCAGGCGCTGGCGGAAACGCTGAATGCGGCGGCGGATAACCAAGCGGTAAGGGTCGTGTTGATAACGGGTGTGGAAGATTGTTTTTGCAGCGGTAACGACCTCGCCGATTTTGCTAATTTTATGTCGGAGCCGGAGAAGCTGGCAGGCAGTGAGAACCCCACACTGGCCTTTATGTTAGCTCTGGAAAAATGTCCTAAACCGGTGGTGGCGGCAGTCTCTGGCCCCGCAGTGGGCATAGGAACAACAATGCTTTTACATTGTGATTTAGTTTATTGTGCAGAAAATACAGCGTTTTCGTTGCCTTTCGTTAATTTGGGCTTAAGGCCAGAGTATGCCAGTTCATATTTGCTGCCGAGATTAGCGGGCCATGCGCGAGCGGCAGAATGGATATTATTGGGTGAGCCTTTTGGCGCAGAGGCGGCTTATCAAGCGGGCTTGGTTAATGGCGTAGTGGATGATCCTCTTTTAAAAGCACGCGAAGTGTGCCACAAGTTGGCGGCTCAAGCGCCTATAGCCGTTCGTGAGGCGAAGGCGTTGCTAAAGTTATCGGGTCGAAAGGCGGTGAGCGATACGTTGAATACAGAGCTCCAAAGCTTTGTCGCGAGCTTGTCGAGCCCTGAGTTTGGAGAGGCGGTAACGGCTTTTTTTGAAAAGCGTCCAGCCGATTTTTCTAAAATTTAA
- the fbp gene encoding class 1 fructose-bisphosphatase, producing MNNLVTLGEFVIQHQQDYPEATGDLSQIFGAIKLASKLVHREINKAGIADIVGYAGQKNVQGEQQQKLDVYANDKFKTALAARGLVCGLASEEEESFVEFTQPQHKGSKYIVLIDPIDGSSNIDVNVAVGTIFSIYRRVSPHQEPVQIEDFLQCGTEQVAAGYVIYGSSTMLVYTTGNGVNGFTFDPSIGVYYLSHPNMAIPSKGTIYSVNEGNYVHFPVGVKQYIKYCQENDEATQRPYTSRYIGSLVADFHRNLLKGGIFIYPSYAENACGKLRLLYECNPMAFIMEQAGGAASDGRSRIIERVPNALHQRTPFFVGSPKMVEKAEAFMAYVGS from the coding sequence ATGAATAATCTTGTTACGCTGGGCGAGTTCGTGATTCAACATCAGCAGGATTACCCCGAAGCCACAGGTGATCTTAGCCAAATTTTTGGTGCGATTAAATTGGCGTCGAAACTGGTGCACCGTGAAATCAATAAAGCGGGTATTGCGGACATCGTAGGTTACGCCGGTCAAAAAAATGTTCAGGGTGAACAGCAGCAAAAATTGGATGTTTACGCAAATGATAAATTTAAAACGGCCTTGGCGGCACGAGGTCTTGTGTGTGGTTTGGCTTCAGAAGAGGAGGAGTCGTTTGTAGAGTTTACTCAACCACAACATAAAGGTAGCAAATACATTGTATTAATTGACCCCATTGACGGTTCTTCCAATATCGATGTCAATGTTGCGGTAGGCACAATTTTTTCAATTTATCGACGTGTTTCGCCGCATCAAGAGCCGGTACAGATAGAGGATTTTTTGCAGTGTGGTACAGAGCAAGTGGCGGCAGGCTATGTTATTTATGGGTCGTCTACTATGTTGGTTTATACCACTGGAAATGGCGTGAACGGTTTTACGTTTGACCCTTCTATAGGTGTTTATTACCTTTCTCACCCTAATATGGCCATACCTTCAAAGGGCACAATTTATTCGGTAAACGAAGGTAACTATGTTCATTTTCCCGTGGGGGTTAAACAGTATATTAAATACTGCCAAGAAAACGATGAAGCAACGCAACGGCCTTACACTTCACGTTACATTGGTTCTTTGGTGGCTGATTTTCACCGAAACTTATTGAAAGGTGGCATTTTTATCTACCCGTCATACGCGGAAAACGCCTGTGGGAAGTTGCGGTTATTATACGAGTGTAATCCAATGGCGTTTATTATGGAGCAGGCCGGTGGTGCGGCATCAGACGGTAGGTCACGTATCATTGAACGAGTACCTAACGCCTTACACCAGCGAACCCCGTTTTTTGTGGGGTCGCCTAAAATGGTAGAGAAAGCAGAAGCGTTCATGGCATATGTTGGCTCGTGA
- the purU gene encoding formyltetrahydrofolate deformylase: protein MTVKVTQLILKFSCNDQPGIVASVASLFSLQGFNIRESSQFEDVTTRRFFMRTLLESVEGPKSLTDVTSAFQSVADRYQMDWTLTNGTKRTKVLIAVSQWGHCLNNLLNGWKHGTLPVDIVGVVSNHDDMRSLSEWYDVPYHYLPVTKETKVEQEAQMLGLMTDTGAELLVLARYMQILSDNLCKQLSGRAINIHHSFLPGFKGAKPYHQAYERGVKLIGATAHYVTAELDEGPIIEQEVERVTHANSPEELVELGRNTEAVVLQRAVRWHAEHRVLLNGKKTVVFAR, encoded by the coding sequence ATGACTGTAAAAGTTACCCAGCTGATCCTTAAGTTCAGTTGTAATGACCAGCCTGGAATAGTGGCGTCTGTCGCTAGTCTGTTTTCTCTCCAAGGGTTCAATATTCGCGAGTCGTCACAATTTGAAGATGTGACAACGCGTCGTTTTTTTATGCGTACGTTACTTGAGTCGGTCGAAGGGCCTAAAAGCCTTACTGATGTCACTTCGGCTTTTCAGTCTGTTGCTGATCGTTACCAAATGGATTGGACACTCACTAACGGCACAAAACGCACCAAGGTGTTAATTGCTGTTTCTCAGTGGGGGCATTGCCTTAATAATTTACTGAATGGCTGGAAGCACGGCACATTACCTGTCGATATAGTGGGAGTGGTGTCTAATCATGATGATATGCGCTCGCTTAGCGAATGGTACGATGTGCCTTATCACTATTTACCGGTGACTAAAGAGACTAAGGTCGAACAAGAAGCTCAAATGTTAGGCTTGATGACTGATACCGGCGCTGAGCTATTAGTGCTCGCGCGATACATGCAAATACTGTCCGACAACCTCTGTAAGCAATTGTCAGGGCGCGCTATTAATATTCATCATTCGTTCTTACCCGGTTTTAAAGGCGCGAAGCCTTATCATCAAGCGTATGAACGTGGCGTAAAACTTATTGGGGCTACGGCGCATTACGTAACCGCCGAGTTGGATGAAGGGCCTATTATTGAGCAGGAAGTGGAGCGTGTGACACACGCGAATTCACCAGAAGAGCTTGTAGAATTGGGCCGTAATACCGAAGCCGTTGTATTGCAGCGTGCGGTGCGGTGGCATGCAGAGCATAGGGTTTTATTGAACGGTAAGAAAACCGTGGTATTTGCGCGTTAA
- the dinG gene encoding ATP-dependent DNA helicase DinG: MLNEDTKKVIQQAYRKFLASKELNPRYGQKLMIAEIARTLGNIKMDDHETRSSDSHVCVIEAGTGTGKTVAYLLAALPIAKALNKKLVLATATVALQEQVVLKDLPELLHHSELDFQFRLAKGRGRYLCLAKLDKLLSVDDEVQFIPLYEDEQSGITTTENKLYAGMMEKLSHGDWDGDRDNWEDEIEQTTWQRVTTDHRQCTGRKCSFIRSCSFFKAREELDDVDLVVANHDLVLADLALGGGAILSAPEETIYIFDEGHHLPDKALNHFATHGRYRSTIRWLGQTEGQWQSIVGPIAEASYFMQMAAPMEAKLKSVRTVMETHLFLIQALTAEVDREQFSPRLRFPEGVVPEELEVLAVELQREFSDLVQLLGKLNKEMNTLLDEDYPTVPRVDLENTLPILGSMLSRAESSFELWTSYADTRVDKKFPHARWISLLEYNELSDFEMVSSPILASRALEKDLWSRCFGAVVTSATLTALNSFDRFKYRAGTYDNSHYVIVPSPFDYAANADLVVPEAAIEAKDAQAHTESLISLLPSIIDKASGSLVLFSSRKQMQEVYENMPREFKTLILIQGVESKQALVRKHKKRIDNKEGSVLFGLASFSEGVDLPGEYCTHVLIAKIPFSVPDDPLEAALAEWIEASGGNAFMQITVPDAAIKLVQACGRLLRTESDKGRISILDKRILTKRYGRALLNSLPPFGGGVR, translated from the coding sequence GTGCTAAATGAGGATACCAAAAAGGTTATTCAGCAAGCGTATCGAAAATTTCTTGCATCGAAAGAGTTAAACCCTCGATACGGTCAAAAACTGATGATCGCTGAAATTGCCCGTACATTGGGAAATATCAAAATGGATGATCATGAAACGCGATCCTCCGATAGCCATGTGTGCGTCATAGAAGCGGGAACGGGTACAGGAAAAACGGTTGCCTATCTATTAGCAGCATTACCCATCGCAAAAGCATTGAATAAAAAACTGGTGCTGGCAACGGCAACAGTGGCGCTACAAGAGCAAGTTGTATTAAAAGATCTTCCCGAATTATTACACCATAGCGAACTAGATTTTCAATTCCGTTTGGCAAAGGGGCGTGGCCGTTATTTGTGTTTGGCAAAACTCGATAAGCTACTGTCCGTGGATGACGAAGTTCAATTTATTCCGTTATACGAAGATGAGCAAAGCGGTATAACCACCACCGAAAACAAGTTATACGCTGGCATGATGGAAAAATTGTCTCATGGCGATTGGGATGGCGACCGAGATAATTGGGAAGATGAAATAGAGCAGACAACGTGGCAGCGAGTGACTACGGATCACCGACAGTGTACAGGTCGAAAATGCAGCTTTATTCGCAGTTGTTCTTTTTTTAAAGCCCGCGAAGAGTTAGATGATGTCGACTTAGTTGTCGCGAACCACGATTTAGTGCTTGCCGATCTTGCTTTAGGTGGGGGCGCTATTCTATCTGCTCCAGAAGAAACTATTTATATTTTTGATGAAGGACATCACCTTCCAGATAAAGCACTCAATCATTTTGCAACTCATGGGCGTTATCGAAGCACTATTCGTTGGTTAGGTCAAACAGAAGGCCAGTGGCAATCGATTGTAGGGCCAATTGCTGAGGCGAGCTATTTTATGCAAATGGCCGCACCAATGGAAGCCAAGCTAAAAAGTGTTCGTACGGTAATGGAAACGCATTTGTTTTTAATTCAAGCGTTGACGGCAGAGGTAGATCGCGAACAGTTTTCGCCGCGATTGAGGTTTCCTGAAGGCGTGGTGCCAGAAGAGCTAGAAGTGCTCGCGGTGGAGTTGCAGCGTGAATTTTCAGATTTAGTGCAGCTACTCGGTAAATTAAATAAGGAAATGAACACTCTACTTGACGAAGACTACCCGACAGTTCCGCGTGTGGATCTCGAAAATACGCTGCCTATACTCGGGTCTATGTTGAGTAGGGCTGAGTCTAGTTTTGAATTATGGACGAGTTATGCTGATACGCGAGTAGATAAAAAATTTCCTCATGCACGCTGGATTAGCTTGTTGGAATACAATGAACTTAGTGACTTTGAAATGGTGTCTAGCCCTATCTTAGCGTCTCGAGCGTTAGAAAAAGATTTGTGGTCTCGATGTTTTGGTGCCGTGGTAACGTCTGCAACATTAACGGCTCTAAATTCGTTTGATCGATTTAAATACCGCGCAGGAACGTATGACAATAGCCACTATGTAATTGTGCCCAGCCCCTTTGATTATGCGGCAAATGCCGATCTTGTGGTGCCTGAAGCCGCGATTGAAGCGAAAGATGCTCAAGCCCATACTGAAAGTTTGATTTCGTTACTGCCCAGTATTATCGATAAAGCGTCAGGCTCTTTGGTGTTGTTTTCTTCTCGAAAACAAATGCAAGAAGTCTACGAGAATATGCCGCGCGAGTTTAAAACACTCATACTGATTCAGGGCGTTGAAAGCAAGCAAGCGCTGGTAAGAAAACATAAAAAACGTATCGACAATAAAGAGGGTAGTGTTTTGTTTGGGCTCGCGAGTTTTTCGGAAGGTGTAGATTTGCCCGGTGAGTATTGTACTCATGTGCTTATTGCAAAAATTCCGTTTTCCGTTCCCGACGATCCTTTAGAGGCGGCGTTGGCCGAGTGGATAGAGGCGAGTGGTGGTAATGCTTTTATGCAAATTACGGTTCCTGACGCGGCCATTAAATTGGTGCAGGCCTGTGGTCGCCTTTTAAGAACAGAGTCTGATAAGGGGCGTATATCCATCTTGGATAAGCGTATTCTGACAAAGCGTTATGGCCGAGCATTATTAAATTCTTTGCCGCCTTTTGGTGGTGGCGTGAGGTAG
- a CDS encoding SDR family oxidoreductase, whose product MSQIPLDFSGYTVMVVGGTSGINRGIAESFARAGAKVAVASRSEEKVEDTVAALSVLGAESMGFAADVRDQASIKKGFEDVERVLGKFDVLVSGAAGNFPALANGMSANGFKSVVDIDLLGTFHVMQAAYPHLKKPGASIINISAPQAFLPMVAQSHVCAAKAGVDMITRTLAMEWGPKGIRVNSVVPGPIEGTEGMKRLAPTPELVSQATQSVPLKRLGQPDDIGNVCLFLGSSLASYVSGTVIPVDGGWALGGVSAFSATLGDFMMQMSEE is encoded by the coding sequence ATGAGCCAAATACCGTTGGATTTTAGTGGGTATACCGTAATGGTGGTAGGTGGCACCAGCGGTATTAATCGTGGTATTGCTGAAAGCTTTGCACGGGCGGGCGCGAAGGTGGCGGTGGCGAGCCGTAGTGAAGAAAAAGTGGAAGATACGGTCGCGGCGCTGTCGGTATTAGGCGCCGAAAGCATGGGGTTTGCTGCTGATGTACGCGATCAGGCGTCGATTAAAAAGGGCTTCGAGGACGTTGAACGCGTATTGGGTAAGTTTGACGTTTTAGTGAGCGGCGCGGCAGGAAACTTTCCTGCGCTGGCCAATGGTATGTCGGCGAATGGTTTTAAATCGGTGGTCGATATCGATTTACTCGGTACGTTCCATGTAATGCAAGCGGCTTACCCTCATCTTAAAAAACCGGGCGCGAGTATTATTAATATTTCTGCGCCTCAGGCTTTTTTACCGATGGTGGCACAATCTCATGTGTGTGCGGCGAAGGCTGGTGTAGATATGATAACCCGGACATTGGCGATGGAATGGGGCCCAAAAGGTATTCGTGTGAACAGTGTGGTGCCCGGGCCTATTGAGGGTACCGAAGGCATGAAGCGTTTGGCGCCTACCCCAGAGCTGGTTTCGCAAGCCACGCAGAGCGTACCCCTTAAACGCTTGGGGCAGCCCGATGATATTGGGAATGTTTGCTTGTTTTTAGGTTCTTCGTTAGCTAGCTATGTGAGTGGTACGGTCATACCGGTAGATGGCGGCTGGGCATTGGGAGGCGTTTCGGCGTTCAGCGCAACGCTTGGTGATTTTATGATGCAAATGTCGGAAGAGTAA